Below is a window of Sebastes umbrosus isolate fSebUmb1 chromosome 13, fSebUmb1.pri, whole genome shotgun sequence DNA.
GTCCGCCACCTCTGTGTCTCAGTCCTCTGACTGAATCCAAAATATCCTCGCTTGTGGTGTATGTTTTCAGATCGAAATGGACCTCTGCATCTCTGCTGTACTGGACTACAGAGACACGGTCTTTGTTTTCTCCCACATTGAGTTTCTCCACCACTTTCTCCACAAAATCACGCATGGCAGGGAAGCCGTTCCGTGTGCTATCAGAACCATCCAGAAGGAATACAATATCCTTTTTGGCAGTGTCAactgagaaaagagaggaagacaaaaaataaaaacctttgaAGAAAGTACGCTGGTGAACTAATCACAAAGTGGTGGGCTATTTTTTGAAAGCACGTAGCACAGCCTACTTCAATTTTAAATAGTGGGCaagcacaccaccaccacctctatTTAAATGCACACATGAAGCTAAACAGGTATTACACTTAATTTATTTCCCTCAGTGTAGGTGAAACAAGTCAGATAGCCTTTCAGGCCTGCAAGAAGCCATGCTTGTTAACATACCAAGCACAGTTGTTGATTCTGGGGAGACGTCAATAACCACAGCCTCCACGGAGGACTGAAGTTGCTGTAGGATACGGGGAAGGTCAGTGAATTCAGACACAGACATAGAAGAATTGGCATCATGGGATATTTTCTGCAGTTCTCTGCTATCAGAGTTCCTGTTTCCAATTGCAAAGGTCAAGACACCCAGCTGTTTGAGAGCAGAGGCTGGTGCATCAACACTGTCAGAAGACCTTCCACCACTTAGCAATATCAGGACTTGTGGAACTTCTTCCAGGCGCCTGCTTCCGGCAGAGGCCGTGAAGACATTATCCCTCAGGTACTGGAGAGCTGCTCCAGTGTTGAGGGGTCTTCCGCCTTTGTGCCTCAAACCTCTGACAGTGTCAAGGATCTCGCCTTTTGTCTTGTACGTGTTCAGATAGAACTGGACAGCTGGATCTCTGCTGTACTGAACCACTGAGACACGATCTTTGTTGTCATCCACACTGAGTTTCTCTACTACTCTTTGGACAAAGTCTCGCATAGCTGGGAATCCACTTCTAGTACCATCAGATCCATCCAACAAGAACACAACATCCCTTCCTGTTGGCTGTCTCTTCACTAGGGAACATAGAATTTGAGACATATTTAGGTTCATGTGTCAAACTTTCCTGTGCAAAAGTCAGATGATGAAAGCTAACCTCGATGTGTACAAAGTTTACTCTATTAATGCTGGAACAACAGGTTTGTCAAAGTGGCACAGGCTGAACTGAGCTTAGTGAAATAAACTTTAATACAGGTCAATTTGTGTACTACCCTGATCTTGGAATGTAAGAATCTGTCACTTTCTTACCAGATATTGTTGGTGTTATGGGTGTGGCCCTCATTAGCGCTGTGCTCATTATAGAGGAGAGCTGTTCTTGGACACTGGGGAGGTCAGTGAACTCAGACACTGATAGAGCGTATTTAGGGTCATATGATATTTTCTGCAGCTCTCCACTGTCAGAGTTCCTGGTTCCAATGCCAATCACAAAGATGCCCTGCTGTTTGAGAGCAGAGGCTGGAGTATCTACTTTGTCAAAAGATCTTCCACCATTTAGCAGGATCAACATCTGTGGAACACCTTGCAGGCGCCTACTCCCGGAGGAGTCTGTAAAGACGTTGTCCCTGACATATTGGAGGGCTGCCCCGGTGTTGAGGGGTCTGCCACCTCTGTGTCTCAGTCCTCTGACTGAATCCAAAATATCCTCGCTTGTGGTGTATGTTTTCAGATCGAAATGGACCTCTGCATCTCTGCTGTACTGGACTACAGAGACACGGTCTTTGTTTTCTCCCACATTGAGTTTCTCCACCACTTTCTCCACAAAATCACGCATGGCAGGGAAGCCGTTCCGTGTGCTATCAGAACCATCCAGAAGGAATACAATATCCTTTTTGGCAGTGTCAactgagaaaagagaggaagacaaaaaataaaaacctttgaAGAAAGTACGCTGGTGAACTAATCACAAAGTGGTGGGCTATTTTTGAAAGCACGTAGCACAGCCTACTTCAATTTTAAATAGTGGGCAagcacaccaccaccacttctATTTAAATGCACACATGAAGCTAAACAGGTATTACACTTAATTTATTTCCCTCAGTGTAGGTGAAACAAGTCAGATAGCCTTTCAGGCCAGCAAGAAGCCATGCTTGTTAACATACCAAGCACAGTTGGTGATTCTGGGGTGACGTCAATAACCACAGCCTCCACGGAGGACTGAAGTTGCTGTAGGATACGGGGAAGGTCAGTGAattcagacacagacagagcagaaTTGGCGTCATGGGATATTTTCTGCAGTTCTCTGCTATCAGAGTTCCTGGTTCCAATTGCAAAGGTCAAGACACCCAGCTGTTTGAGAGCAGAGGCTGGTGCATCAACACTGTCAGAAGACCTTCCACCACTTAGCAATATCAGGACTTGTGGAACTTCTTCCAGGCGCCTGCTTCCGGCAGAGGCCGTGAAGACATTATCCCTCAGGTACTGGAGAGCTGCTCCAGTGTTGAGGGGTATTCCGCCTTTGTGCCTCAAACCTCTGACAGTGTCAAGGATCTCGCCTTTTGTCGTGTACGTGTTCAGATAGAACTGGACAGCTGGATCTCTGCTGTACTGAACCACTGAGACACGATCTTTGTTGTCATCCACACTGAGTTTCTCTACTACTCTTTGGACAAAGTCTCGCATAGCTGGGAATCCACTTCTAGTACCATCAGATCCATCCAACAAGAACACAACATCCCTTCCTGTTGGCTGTCTCTCCACTAGGGAACATAGAATTTGAGACATATTTAGGTTCATGTGTCAAACTTTCCTGTGCAAAAGTCAGATGATGAAAGCTAACCTCAATGTGTACAAAGTTTACTCTATTAATGTTGGAACAATAGGTTTGTCAATTTGGCACAGGCTGAACTGAGCTTAGTGAAATAAACTTTAATACAGGTCAATTTGCGTACTACCCTGATCTTGGAATGTAAGAATCTGTCACTTTCTTACCAGATATTGTTGGTGTTATGGGTGTGGCCCTCATTAGCGCTGTGCTCATTATAGAGGAGAGCTGTTCTTGGACACTGGGGAGGTCAGTGAACTCGGACACTGATAGAGCATATTTAGGGTCATATGATATTTTCTGCAGCTCTCCACTGTCAGAGTTCCTGGTTCCAATGCCAATCACAAAGATGCCCTGCTGTTTGAGAGCAGAGGCTGGAGTATCTACTTTGTCAAAAGATCTTCCACCATTTAGCAGGATCAACATCTGTCGAACACCTTCCAGGCGCCTGCTCCCGGAGGAGTCTGTAAAGACGTTGTCCTTGACATATTGGAGGGCTGCCCCGGTGTTTAGGGGTCCGCCACCTCTGTGTCTCAGTCCTCTGACTGAATCCAAAATATCCTCGCTTGTGGTGTATGTTTTCAGATCGAAATGGACCTCTGCATCTCTGCTGTACTGGACTACAGAGACACGGTCTTTGTTTTCTCCCACATTGAGTTTCTCCACCACTTTCTCCACAAAATCACGCATGGCAGGGAAGCCGTTCCGTGTGCTATCAGAACCATCCAGAAGGAATACAATATCCTTTTTGGCAGTGTCAactgagaaaagagaggaagacaaaaaataaaaacctttgaAGAAAGTACGCTGGTGAACTAATCACAAAGTGGTGGGCTATTTTTGAAAGCACGTAGCACAGCCTACTTCAATTTTAAATAGTTGGCAagcacaccaccaccacttctATTTAAATGCACACATGAAGCTAAACAGGTATTACACTTAATTTATTTCCCTCAGTGTAGGTGAAACAAGTCAGATAGCCTTTCAGGCCAGCAAGAAGCCATGCTTGTTAACATACCAAGCACAGTTGGTGATTCTGGGGTGACGTCAATAACCACAGCCTCCACGGAGGACTGAAGTTGCTGTAGGATACGGGGAAGGTCAGTGAattcagacacagacagagcagaaTTGGCGTCATGGGATATTTTCTGCAGTTCTCTGCTATCAGAGTTCCTGGTTCCAATTGCAAAGGTCAAGACACCCAGCTGTTTGAGAGCAGAGGCTGGTGCATCAACACTGTCAGAAGACCTTCCACCACTTAGCAATATCAGGACTTGTGGAACTTCTTCCAGGCGCCTGCTTCCGGCAGAGGCCGTGAAGACATTATCCCTCAGGTACTGGAGAGCTGCTCCAGTGTTGAGGGGTCTTCCGCCTTTGTGCCTCAAACCTCTGACAGTGTCAAGGATCTCGCCTTTTGTCTTGTACGTGTTCAGATAGAACTGGACAGCTGGATCTCTGCTGTACTGAACCACTGAGACACGATCTTTGTTGTCATCCACACTGAGTTTCTCTACTACTTTTTGGACAAAGTCTCGCATAGCTGGGAATCCACTTCTAGTACCATCAGATCCATCCAACAAGAACACAACATCCCTTCCTGTTGGCTGTCTCTCCACTAGGGAACATAGAATTTGAGACATATTTAGGTTCATGTGTCAAACTTTCCTGTGCAAAAGTCAGATGATGAAAGCTAACCTCGATGTGTACAAAGTTTACTCTATTAATGCTGGAACAACAGGTTTGTCAAAGTGGCACAGGCTGAACTGAGCTTAGTGAAACAAACTTTAATACAGGTCAATTTGTGTACTACCCTGATCTTGGAATGTAAGAATCTGTCACTTTCTTACCAGATATTGTTGGTGTTATGGGTGTGGCCCTCATTAGCGCTGTGCTCATTATAGAGGAGAGCTGTTCTTGGACACTGGGGAGGTCAGTGAACTCAGACACTGATAGAGCGTATTTAGGGTCATATGATATTTTCTGCAGCTCTCCACTGTCAGAGTTCCTGGTTCCAATGCCAATCACAAAGATGCCCTGCTGTTTGAGAGCAGAGGCTGGAGTATCTACTTTGTCAAAAGATCTTCCACCATTTAGCAGGATCAACATCTGTGGAACACCTTGCAGGCGCCTACTCCCGGAGGAGTCTGTAAAGACGTTGTCCCTGACATATTGGAGGGCTGCCCCGGTGTTGAGGGGTCTGCCACCTCTGTGTCTCAGTCCTCTGACTGAATCCAAAATATCCTCGCTTGTGGTGTATGTTTTCAGATCGAAATGGACCTCTGCATCTCTGCTGTACTGGACTACAGAGACACGGTCTTTGTTTTCTCCCACATTGAGTTTCTCCACCACTTTCTCCACAAAATCACGCATGGCAGGGAAGCCGTTCCGTGTGCTATCAGAACCATCCAGAAGGAATACAATATCCTTTTTGGCAGTGTCAactgagaaaagagaggaagacaaaaaataaaaacctttgaAGAAAGTACGCTGGTGAACTAATCACAAAGTGGTGGGCTATTTTTGAAAGCACGTAGCACAGCCTACTTCAATTTTAAATAGTGGGCAagcacaccaccaccacttctATTTAAATGCACACATGAAGCTAAACAGGTATTACACTTAATTTATTTCCCTCAGTGTAGGTGAAACAAGTCAGATAGCCTTTCAGGCCAGCAAGAAGCCATGCTTGTTAACATACCAAGCACAGTTGGTGATTCTGGGGTGACGTCAATAACCACAGCCTCCACGGAGGACTGAAGTTGCTGTAGGATACGGGGAAGGTCAGTGAattcagacacagacagagcagaaTTGGCGTCATGGGATATTTTCTGCAGTTCTCTGCTATCAGAGTTCCTGGTTCCAATTGCAAAGGTCAAGACACCCAGCTGTTTGAGAGCAGAGGCTGGTGCATCAACACTGTCAGAAGACCTTCCACCACTTAGCAATATCAGGACTTGTGGAACTTCTTCCAGGCGCCTGCTTCCGGCAGAGGCCGTGAAGACATTATCCCTCAGGTACTGGAGAGCTGCTCCAGTGTTGAGGGGTATTCCGCCTTTGTGCCTCAAACCTCTGACAGTGTCAAGGATCTCGCCTTTTGTCGTGTACGTGTTCAGATAGAACTGGACAGCTGGATCTCTGCTGTACTGAACCACTGAGACACGATCTTTGTTGTCATCCACACTGAGTTTCTCTACTACTCTTTGGACAAAGTCTCGCATAGCTGGGAATCCACTTCTAGTACCATCAGATCCATCCAACAAGAACACAACATCCCTTCCTGTTGGCTGTCTCTCCACTAGGGAACATAGAATTTGAGACATATTTAGGTTCATGTGTCAAACTTTCCTGTGCAAAAGTCAGATGATGAAAGCTAACCTCAATGTGTACAAAGTTTACTCTATTAATGTTGGAACAATAGGTTTGTCAATTTGGCACAGGCTGAACTGAGCTTAGTGAAATAAACTTTAATACAGGTCAATTTGCGTACTACCCTGATCTTGGAATGTAAGAATCTGTCACTTTCTTACCAGATATTGTTGGTGTTATGGGTGTGGCCCTCATTAGCGCTGTGCTCATTATAGAGGAGAGCTGTTCTTGGACACTGGGGAGGTCAGTGAACTCGGACACTGATAGAGCATATTTAGGGTCATATGATATTTTCTGCAGCTCTCCACTGTCAGAGTTCCTGGTTCCAATGCCAATCACAAAGATGCCCTGCTGTTTGAGAGCAGAGGCTGGAGTATCTACTTTGTCAAAAGATCTTCCACCATTTAGCAGGATCAACATCTGTCGAACACCTTCCAGGCGCCTGCTCCCGGAGGAGTCTGTAAAGACGTTGTCCTTGACATATTGGAGGGCTGCCCCGGTGTTGAGGGGTCTGCCACCTCTGTGTCTCAGTCCTCTGACTGAATCCAAAATATCCTCGCTTGTGGTGTATGTTTTCAGATCGAAATGGACCTCTGCATCTCTGCTGTACTGGACTACAGAGACACGGTCTTTGTTTTCTCCCACATTGAGTTTCTCCACCACTTTCTCCACAAAATCACGCATGGCAGGGAAGCCGTTCCGTGTGCTATCAGAACCATCCAGAAGGAATACAATATCCTTTTTGGCAGTGTCAactgagaaaagagaggaagacaaaaaataaaaacctttgaAGAAAGTACGCTGGTGAACTAATCACAAAGTGGTGGGCTATTTTTGAAAGCACGTAGCACAGCCTACTTCAATTTTAAATAGTTGGCAagcacaccaccaccacttctATTTAAATGCACACATGAAGCTAAACAGGTATTACACTTAATTTATTTCCCTCAGTGTAGGTGAAACAAGTCAGATAGCCTTTCAGGCCAGCAAGAAGCCATGCTTGTTAACATACCAAGCACAGTTGGTGATTCTGGGGTGACGTCAATAACCACAGCCTCCACGGA
It encodes the following:
- the LOC119500429 gene encoding collagen alpha-3(VI) chain-like; translation: MTPILLCLCLNSLTFPVSYSNFSPPWRLWLLTSPPESPTVLVDTAKKDIVFLLDGSDSTRNGFPAMRDFVEKVVEKLNVGENKDRVSVVQYSRDAEVHFDLKTYTTSEDILDSVRGLRHRGGRPLNTGAALQYVRDNVFTDSSGSRRLQGVPQMLILLNGGRSFDKVDTPASALKQQGIFVIGIGTRNSDSGELQKISYDPKYALSVSEFTDLPSVQEQLSSIMSTALMRATPITPTISVERQPTGRDVVFLLDGSDGTRSGFPAMRDFVQRVVEKLSVDDNKDRVSVVQYSRDPAVQFYLNTYTTKGEILDTVRGLRHKGGIPLNTGAALQYLRDNVFTASAGSRRLEEVPQVLILLSGGRSSDSVDAPASALKQLGVLTFAIGTRNSDSRELQKISHDANSALSVSEFTDLPRILHQLQSSVEAVVIDVTPESPTVLVDTAKKDIVFLLDGSDSTRNGFPAMRDFVEKVVEKLNVGENKDRVSVVQYSRDAEVHFDLKTYTTSEDILDSVRGLRHRGGRPLNTGAALQYVKDNVFTDSSGSRRLEGVRQMLILLNGGRSFDKVDTPASALKQQGIFVIGIGTRNSDSGELQKISYDPKYALSVSEFTDLPSVQEQLSSIMSTALMRATPITPTISVERQPTGRDVVFLLDGSDGTRSGFPAMRDFVQRVVEKLSVDDNKDRVSVVQYSRDPAVQFYLNTYTTKGEILDTVRGLRHKGGIPLNTGAALQYLRDNVFTASAGSRRLEEVPQVLILLSGGRSSDSVDAPASALKQLGVLTFAIGTRNSDSRELQKISHDANSALSVSEFTDLPRILQQLQSSVEAVVIDVTPESPTVLVDTAKKDIVFLLDGSDSTRNGFPAMRDFVEKVVEKLNVGENKDRVSVVQYSRDAEVHFDLKTYTTSEDILDSVRGLRHRGGRPLNTGAALQYVRDNVFTDSSGSRRLQGVPQMLILLNGGRSFDKVDTPASALKQQGIFVIGIGTRNSDSGELQKISYDPKYALSVSEFTDLPSVQEQLSSIMSTALMRATPITPTISVERQPTGRDVVFLLDGSDGTRSGFPAMRDFVQKVVEKLSVDDNKDRVSVVQYSRDPAVQFYLNTYKTKGEILDTVRGLRHKGGRPLNTGAALQYLRDNVFTASAGSRRLEEVPQVLILLSGGRSSDSVDAPASALKQLGVLTFAIGTRNSDSRELQKISHDANSALSVSEFTDLPRILQQLQSSVEAVVIDVTPESPTVLVDTAKKDIVFLLDGSDSTRNGFPAMRDFVEKVVEKLNVGENKDRVSVVQYSRDAEVHFDLKTYTTSEDILDSVRGLRHRGGGPLNTGAALQYVKDNVFTDSSGSRRLEGVRQMLILLNGGRSFDKVDTPASALKQQGIFVIGIGTRNSDSGELQKISYDPKYALSVSEFTDLPSVQEQLSSIMSTALMRATPITPTISVERQPTGRDVVFLLDGSDGTRSGFPAMRDFVQRVVEKLSVDDNKDRVSVVQYSRDPAVQFYLNTYTTKGEILDTVRGLRHKGGIPLNTGAALQYLRDNVFTASAGSRRLEEVPQVLILLSGGRSSDSVDAPASALKQLGVLTFAIGTRNSDSRELQKISHDANSALSVSEFTDLPRILQQLQSSVEAVVIDVTPESPTVLVDTAKKDIVFLLDGSDSTRNGFPAMRDFVEKVVEKLNVGENKDRVSVVQYSRDAEVHFDLKTYTTSEDILDSVRGLRHRGGRPLNTGAALQYVRDNVFTDSSGSRRLQGVPQMLILLNGGRSFDKVDTPASALKQQGIFVIGIGTRNSDSGELQKISYDPKYALSVSEFTDLPSVQEQLSSIMSTALMRATPITPTISVKRQPTGRDVVFLLDGSDGTRSGFPAMRDFVQRVVEKLSVDDNKDRVSVVQYSRDPAVQFYLNTYKTKGEILDTVRGLRHKGGRPLNTGAALQYLRDNVFTASAGSRRLEEVPQVLILLSGGRSSDSVDAPASALKQLGVLTFAIGNRNSDSRELQKISHDANSSMSVSEFTDLPRILQQLQSSVEAVVIDVSPESTTVLVDTAKKDIVFLLDGSDSTRNGFPAMRDFVEKVVEKLNVGENKDRVSVVQRLEGVRQMLILLNGGRSFDKVDTPASALKQQGIFVIGIGTRNSDSGELQKISYDPKYALSVSEFTDLPSVQEQLSSIMSTALMRATPITPTISVERQPTGRDVVFLLDGSDGTRSGFPAMRDFVQRVVEKLSVDDNKDRVSVVQYSRDPAVQFYLNTYTTKGEILDTVRGLRHKGGIPLNTGAALQYLRDNVFTASAGSRRLEEVPQVLILLSGGRSSDSVDAPASALKQLGVLTFAIGTRNSDSRELQKISHDANSALSVSEFTDLPRILQQLQSSVEAVVIDVTPESPTVLVDTAKKDIVFLLDGSDSTRNGFPAMRDFVEKVVEKLNVGENKDRVSVVQYSRDAEVHFDLKTYTTSEDILDSVRGLRHRGGRPLNTGAALQYVRDNVFTDSSGSRRLQGVPQMLILLNGGRSFDKVDTPASALKQQGIFVIGIGTRNSDSGELQKISYDPKYALSVSEFTDLPSVQEQLSSIMSTALMRATPITPTISVERQPTGRDVVFLLDGSDGTRSGFPAMRDFVQRVVEKLSVDDNKDRVSVVQYSRDPAVQFYLNTYKTKGEILDTVRGLRHKGGRPLNTGAALQYLRDNVFTASAGSRRLEEVPQVLILLSGGRSSDSVDAPASALKQLGVLTFAIGNRNSDSRELQKISHDANSSMSVSEFTDLPRILQQLQSSVEAVVIDVSPESTTVLVDTAKKDIVFLLDGSDSTRNGFPAMRDFVEKVVEKLNVGENKDRVSVVQYSRDAEVHFDLKTYTTSEDILDSVRGLRHRGGGPLNTGAALQYVKDNVFTDSSGSRRLEGVRQMLILLNGGRSFDKVDTPASALKQQGIFVIGIGTRNSDSGELQKISYDPKYALSVS